In the Treponema maltophilum ATCC 51939 genome, CGGTTTCGCAGGATTTTATTTTGCAAAAGAACGTAGATGGTTATCCTACCGCCACCATAGCATGGGAAAGCGCCGATGATAAAATCATTAAAATTGAAAGCGGAAGCGATGTAAAAGGCATTGTCGGCTACGACCTTATCGACCGCACGGTTAAGCTTACGGCAACGGTACACTACAATAGCGGAACCGGAATAAAAGAGTTTAATGTGACCGTAGAACATTTTGCAAATAAAATAAAACGGGAAAACTCTAAGTACGTTAGAGAATATGAGTTTACGGGTACGGAACTTGTGATTACCGAAACAAAAAAAGATGATAATGTACTGCAGCGTGGGGCAAAATATATATATACCGATGTACAAACCGCTTCCAATGGTACAAAAACCGCCGTGTTTTCTAAAACGGCAGACTATGATAAAAATGAAGAAAAATGGGTAACAAGACAGGAATATTTGCAAGAACAAAAAGCTCTCGTAATGCAAGGATTAGCCGAACTGAACAGGCTTAAAGGTCTGAACACCCTTAAGCTTAGAGATTTTGAAACATTGTATTCAATTATTACTGCGGATCCGCAAGCCGCTACGGAAGAGCAGCTTTTCGGCTTTGTTCAATATCTTCTCAATATTTCCGAAACTTATGAACAATTTGCTCCTTTACCGGATGGGACGAAAAGCACAATACTTAAAAACGGTATTCCGTATGCGGAAACAATTTTTAATGAAAGTCTAACTGCGATAGTAAACGGCCGGTTCCCTTCCCGCCGTTATATATACAGTTTTAACGGATCCGGCAGGAATCTTCGCTTTAATACAAGCCTTCCTTACGACAGCGGCAAACCCTGGTATGAACAAGAGGGCGGCTATGATTTTCAAAGCAGCGTACAAAACAACGCATCGCATCCTGCTCCTGCCGGTACAATTATGTTTATTTATTTCAGGGTTAATAAAAGCGGCGCGAATACATATTCCGCATATATAGCTGTTCATAAAGCGGACGGAAGCGGTAAGGCACCGCAATGCGACAACAGAAACAATGACGTCCCCTTTACTCCTCCGAACTCACCGATAACGGCAACGCTGGTGGAGGACGGTAATCCGTCCAATCAACTCAATATTGAAATAAAGAACATAAGCGTTTCTTCCGACGGTCTTACTATGAATGCGGACATAAAAATAGACAGCGGAACATTTGAGTCTTATGAATTAAAATTCCGCGGGGATTCTTTGCCGTTGTATTAATCCATAGTTAAAACGGCTGACAAAAAGCGGGGGCTGTCCAAAATTTCGGTTTTCGGACAGCCTCTTTGGTTTGCTTACCATAAGATTTTTACTTTGTATTTCGGAATAGTTAGATCCTTTGTAATAATAGTCATATCTTCACATTGAGCCTGTGCAACAATAAGACGGTCAAACGGGTCGTTGTGTATTTTTTTCAATGTTTTAATCATATCAAGATGTTTAGGAGAAATTTGCAAAATATTTATAGCCTGTTGTTCAGCTAATGTTATCAATTCGGATGGACTATTTTCCAATTCTAACTTTTTTATGCTTTGCTTTATGGCAATTTCCCAAAAGCTTACAATACTTACATACACATTATCTTCCGTTTGAATAATATCTTTAGCCTGGGAAGAAAGTCTTTCATCCCCGTCAAAAAACCATAAAAGAGTATGCGTATCCAAGATATACATTACATATACTCCTCAAAACCGGGCGGGGTTTCGTCAAAATCGGGTGCCATCTGTATTTTACCCTTTAAAATCCCGAATCTGCGTTTCGACTTTTTAACCTGCGAACCGACAGTCTCGGTTATTTTTATATTTTTTAAATTATCCGCAATTATATAG is a window encoding:
- a CDS encoding type II toxin-antitoxin system VapC family toxin, with protein sequence MYILDTHTLLWFFDGDERLSSQAKDIIQTEDNVYVSIVSFWEIAIKQSIKKLELENSPSELITLAEQQAINILQISPKHLDMIKTLKKIHNDPFDRLIVAQAQCEDMTIITKDLTIPKYKVKILW
- a CDS encoding DUF2281 domain-containing protein, encoding MSYEQYAQVEALVLEMPYEQKIQLLYIIADNLKNIKITETVGSQVKKSKRRFGILKGKIQMAPDFDETPPGFEEYM
- a CDS encoding immunoglobulin-like domain-containing protein, which codes for MACPSSVSQDFILQKNVDGYPTATIAWESADDKIIKIESGSDVKGIVGYDLIDRTVKLTATVHYNSGTGIKEFNVTVEHFANKIKRENSKYVREYEFTGTELVITETKKDDNVLQRGAKYIYTDVQTASNGTKTAVFSKTADYDKNEEKWVTRQEYLQEQKALVMQGLAELNRLKGLNTLKLRDFETLYSIITADPQAATEEQLFGFVQYLLNISETYEQFAPLPDGTKSTILKNGIPYAETIFNESLTAIVNGRFPSRRYIYSFNGSGRNLRFNTSLPYDSGKPWYEQEGGYDFQSSVQNNASHPAPAGTIMFIYFRVNKSGANTYSAYIAVHKADGSGKAPQCDNRNNDVPFTPPNSPITATLVEDGNPSNQLNIEIKNISVSSDGLTMNADIKIDSGTFESYELKFRGDSLPLY